Proteins encoded within one genomic window of Leptospira stimsonii:
- the rpmF gene encoding 50S ribosomal protein L32: protein MAVPKRRKSKSKVRTKRAHHAIGKPNLVPCPNCNSYRLPHRICPTCGFYKTGIVLEPKVKKAKEDN from the coding sequence ATGGCAGTTCCCAAAAGACGCAAATCGAAATCAAAAGTAAGGACAAAACGGGCCCATCATGCCATCGGAAAACCAAATTTGGTTCCTTGTCCTAATTGTAATTCTTACAGACTTCCTCATAGAATCTGCCCAACTTGCGGGTTCTATAAAACCGGAATCGTTTTAGAGCCGAAAGTCAAGAAGGCGAAAGAAGACAACTAA
- the plsX gene encoding phosphate acyltransferase PlsX, with the protein MMWVAVDVMSGDYGPEKIIEGAVNAVNQEGAHVVLVGREEEIGEILLKFDYDTTKVRIQHASEIIDMNDSPSIAVRTLQDSSVVQATQLVADKTCVGMFSPGNTGATMASALLYLGRVPGVLRPPIAAPIPQENGPPMLLLDAGANVDCKPDYLAQFAVMGEIYSKLIFNISNPKVGILSNGEEDKKGNTVSLKAFEMIKKLPLNFVGNVEGRDLYGSGKDVDVVVCDGFTGNIVLKATEGLSKSIFNVLRESIKQSSLAQTGALLLKPTFAAIKKRLDYAEYGGALLLGVDGVCLIGHGSSNALAVQSAIRVVIECAKHQINDRIATDIKKYNI; encoded by the coding sequence ATGATGTGGGTCGCCGTCGATGTAATGAGCGGCGATTACGGGCCGGAGAAGATCATTGAAGGCGCCGTAAATGCCGTTAACCAGGAGGGGGCTCACGTCGTCTTGGTCGGCAGAGAAGAAGAGATTGGGGAGATCCTCCTCAAGTTCGATTACGATACAACCAAAGTAAGAATCCAACACGCATCGGAAATCATAGATATGAATGATTCTCCGTCCATTGCCGTGCGCACACTTCAGGATTCTTCCGTCGTTCAAGCCACACAACTCGTTGCTGATAAAACCTGCGTCGGAATGTTCTCTCCGGGAAACACGGGCGCTACGATGGCGTCTGCGCTTTTGTATCTGGGTAGAGTCCCTGGCGTTTTACGTCCTCCGATCGCCGCGCCGATTCCACAAGAAAACGGACCCCCGATGCTTTTGTTGGACGCGGGAGCGAACGTGGATTGTAAGCCAGATTATCTCGCGCAGTTCGCCGTGATGGGTGAAATTTATTCTAAACTTATATTCAATATTTCTAATCCGAAAGTCGGAATTCTTTCCAACGGGGAAGAGGACAAAAAAGGGAATACGGTTTCCTTAAAAGCTTTTGAAATGATTAAAAAACTTCCTTTGAATTTCGTAGGTAACGTGGAAGGAAGGGATCTCTATGGAAGCGGTAAGGACGTAGACGTCGTCGTCTGCGACGGCTTTACGGGAAACATCGTTCTCAAAGCGACGGAAGGTCTTTCCAAGTCCATCTTCAACGTTTTAAGAGAAAGTATCAAACAATCCAGCCTCGCCCAAACCGGCGCTCTACTCCTCAAGCCGACTTTTGCCGCGATCAAAAAACGTCTCGACTACGCCGAATACGGCGGAGCGCTTTTGTTGGGAGTCGACGGAGTGTGTCTGATCGGACATGGATCGTCTAACGCGTTGGCGGTTCAAAGTGCGATCCGCGTTGTGATCGAATGTGCAAAGCACCAAATCAACGATCGGATCGCCACCGATATTAAAAAATACAATATCTGA
- a CDS encoding DUF4303 domain-containing protein, with translation MANFALTEIEKFSKEHPNETFYTFAIDSSLLCLNSIEHFEKSLKEFAAKSPRYYDSPDQIRKLRESPSTWAYNGFVCFRSLNSVEKGSSDSGPFDESLYKEHCDLDKEAQKESAYAIAMNQVLDILRQKDAFRVLKKISDFRILSVNHSG, from the coding sequence TTGGCCAATTTTGCCCTTACCGAAATTGAAAAATTCTCCAAAGAACACCCGAACGAAACCTTCTATACGTTTGCGATCGACTCCAGTTTGCTTTGTCTCAATTCCATAGAGCACTTTGAGAAATCCTTGAAGGAATTTGCCGCCAAGTCTCCAAGATACTATGATTCTCCGGATCAAATTCGTAAACTGAGGGAAAGCCCGTCCACTTGGGCATACAACGGCTTTGTTTGTTTTAGGAGTTTGAACTCCGTTGAAAAGGGTTCTTCCGATTCGGGGCCGTTCGATGAGAGCCTTTACAAAGAACATTGTGATTTAGACAAAGAAGCTCAAAAGGAAAGTGCTTACGCCATTGCGATGAATCAGGTCTTGGATATTCTAAGACAAAAAGATGCGTTTCGAGTTTTAAAAAAGATAAGTGATTTTAGAATTCTGAGTGTGAATCATTCCGGTTGA
- a CDS encoding ArsR/SmtB family transcription factor — translation MVVDKKGKFKKSTILLSEFSKAFAHPARLSILQTIAERNQCICGEIVEVLPLAQATVSQHLKELKEIGLIKGEVEGNKSCYCIDWSRLKEFRKELNSFFENLEHLRKSQSENCCP, via the coding sequence ATGGTTGTCGACAAAAAAGGGAAGTTTAAGAAAAGCACGATTCTTCTCTCCGAATTTTCAAAAGCATTCGCCCATCCGGCGCGCTTGTCGATTCTGCAAACGATCGCGGAAAGAAATCAATGTATCTGCGGTGAAATTGTGGAAGTTCTTCCTTTAGCACAGGCGACGGTCTCCCAACATCTCAAGGAACTCAAAGAGATCGGACTTATCAAGGGAGAAGTGGAAGGAAATAAATCCTGTTATTGTATCGACTGGTCTAGATTGAAGGAGTTCCGGAAAGAATTGAATTCCTTTTTTGAGAATCTGGAACATTTAAGAAAATCACAAAGTGAGAATTGTTGTCCATGA
- a CDS encoding arsenate reductase ArsC, whose translation MKKPNILVLCTGNSCRSQIAEGWLRHFAGDRAKIFSAGIETHGVNPRAVQTMKEVGIDIGNHTSNHINEYKDIEFDYILTVCDHAKENCPYFPSKALRFHHNFPDPAKAKGSEEEVLGEFRKVREMIRVYCQDWIEELNLGSVTSDGISQS comes from the coding sequence ATGAAAAAGCCGAACATACTCGTGCTCTGCACGGGAAATAGTTGTAGAAGTCAAATCGCAGAAGGCTGGTTGCGCCATTTTGCCGGCGATCGTGCGAAGATCTTTAGCGCTGGAATCGAAACGCATGGGGTCAATCCAAGAGCCGTTCAAACGATGAAAGAAGTCGGAATCGATATCGGAAATCATACTTCCAATCATATCAACGAATACAAGGACATCGAGTTTGATTATATTCTGACCGTCTGCGACCACGCGAAAGAGAACTGTCCTTACTTCCCTTCTAAGGCTTTGCGGTTTCATCATAACTTTCCGGATCCCGCGAAAGCAAAAGGATCAGAAGAGGAAGTTTTAGGGGAATTTAGGAAGGTTCGGGAAATGATCCGAGTCTATTGTCAGGATTGGATAGAAGAATTAAATCTGGGTTCCGTAACTTCAGATGGGATAAGTCAATCATGA
- a CDS encoding circularly permuted ATPgrasp domain protein: MTTISKLFNRECQCITIEKETLDKSFLQKVKNSLNVENSDLDSLTDRFFASSASFLDPSDFLKIRKTIQVIQKILKNEKVRNEILKEFPENLRGRFSQGGVFLSFDFHLSEEGPKLIEINTNAGGAFLQTKLVEAQKECCPEVRDALASPEEILAIENRFFDSFLEEWKATGKDGVPTFVAIVDKSPKEQFLYPEFLLFREMFLSKGIACEIVEPNSLTLDEGGSLSFKGKKVDLIYNRLTDFYLSELENQKIRFSWEKEMTVVTPNPLDYELYAKKTNLVFWKNKEFLRNAGVEESDLEVLEKFIPFTGVVKKENAEELWKERKKFFFKPASGGYGSKAAYRGDKLTKGTFDEILQGENIFQEIVLPSERILFKDGEKVPYKMDLRTYVFREEILLLAARLYQGQTTNFRTPGGGFSPVYVLGMESSAIGG, encoded by the coding sequence ATGACAACAATATCAAAATTATTTAATAGAGAATGTCAATGTATTACGATCGAAAAGGAAACTCTGGATAAGAGTTTTTTGCAAAAGGTAAAGAATTCCCTGAACGTGGAGAATTCCGATCTTGATTCCTTGACAGATCGTTTTTTTGCATCAAGTGCGTCATTTTTGGATCCGAGCGATTTTCTTAAAATTCGGAAGACGATCCAAGTGATTCAGAAAATTCTTAAGAACGAAAAGGTGAGAAATGAAATTCTCAAGGAATTTCCCGAGAACTTGAGAGGTCGTTTTTCACAAGGTGGTGTTTTTTTAAGTTTTGATTTTCATCTCTCCGAGGAAGGTCCGAAATTGATCGAGATCAACACGAACGCGGGAGGCGCCTTTTTACAGACGAAGTTGGTGGAAGCTCAGAAAGAATGTTGTCCCGAAGTGAGGGACGCGCTCGCGAGTCCGGAAGAAATTTTGGCTATCGAAAATCGATTCTTCGATTCCTTTTTGGAAGAATGGAAGGCCACAGGAAAAGATGGAGTTCCTACTTTTGTTGCAATCGTAGACAAAAGTCCGAAGGAGCAGTTTCTTTATCCCGAATTTCTTTTGTTCCGAGAAATGTTCTTATCGAAGGGAATTGCCTGTGAGATCGTAGAGCCAAATTCTTTGACTTTGGATGAAGGAGGATCACTGTCCTTCAAAGGAAAAAAAGTGGATCTTATCTATAATCGTCTCACTGATTTTTATCTTTCGGAATTGGAAAATCAGAAGATCCGGTTTTCCTGGGAAAAGGAAATGACGGTCGTAACTCCGAACCCGCTCGACTACGAACTCTATGCAAAGAAGACGAATTTGGTTTTTTGGAAAAACAAGGAGTTCCTACGCAATGCCGGCGTCGAAGAATCCGATCTTGAAGTTTTGGAAAAATTCATTCCTTTCACCGGGGTTGTGAAAAAAGAGAATGCCGAAGAACTCTGGAAAGAGAGAAAGAAATTTTTCTTTAAACCTGCCTCCGGAGGGTATGGAAGTAAAGCCGCCTATAGAGGTGATAAACTTACCAAAGGAACCTTTGATGAAATTCTTCAAGGGGAGAATATCTTTCAAGAGATCGTTCTTCCTTCCGAGAGAATTCTTTTCAAGGACGGAGAAAAAGTTCCATATAAGATGGATTTGAGAACGTATGTATTCCGAGAGGAGATCCTACTTTTAGCGGCACGTTTGTATCAAGGTCAGACGACTAATTTTAGAACTCCAGGGGGTGGGTTCTCCCCGGTTTACGTTCTTGGAATGGAATCCTCTGCGATTGGAGGCTGA
- the fabG gene encoding 3-oxoacyl-[acyl-carrier-protein] reductase, with translation MIDLKGKNAVITGAARGIGKSTALVLAKAGANIVIADLNEESSKATAEEIAKQTGVKAIGIGTNVADSESSAKAIHACVEEFGSVDILVNNAGITKDTLLMRMKKEQWDAVIAVNLTGTFNCTQAAVKYMMKNPNGGSIINLSSIAGVNGNIGQTNYSASKAGVIGFTKAVALEMASRKVRCNAIAPGFIATEMTDAIPEKIRHAMVAAIPLKRAGLPEDIANTIAFLASDISSFITGQVIEVNGGGFLPGVTE, from the coding sequence ATGATCGATTTAAAAGGTAAAAACGCTGTTATCACCGGAGCCGCACGCGGTATCGGAAAATCCACAGCCCTCGTTCTTGCAAAAGCAGGAGCCAATATTGTTATCGCAGACCTTAACGAAGAATCAAGCAAGGCGACTGCGGAAGAAATCGCAAAACAAACCGGAGTAAAAGCCATCGGAATCGGAACCAACGTAGCCGATTCTGAATCTTCTGCAAAAGCAATCCATGCGTGTGTGGAAGAATTCGGTTCCGTCGACATTCTCGTAAACAACGCGGGAATCACAAAAGACACTCTTCTTATGAGAATGAAAAAAGAACAGTGGGACGCGGTGATCGCAGTAAACTTAACCGGAACTTTTAACTGCACCCAAGCCGCTGTTAAATACATGATGAAAAATCCAAACGGCGGATCGATCATCAATCTTTCTTCGATTGCAGGAGTAAACGGTAACATTGGACAGACCAACTACTCGGCTTCCAAAGCGGGCGTGATCGGTTTTACAAAAGCCGTTGCTCTCGAAATGGCTTCTCGTAAGGTCCGTTGTAATGCGATCGCACCGGGTTTTATCGCAACGGAAATGACCGACGCGATTCCGGAAAAAATCAGACACGCAATGGTTGCGGCAATTCCTCTAAAAAGAGCCGGACTTCCGGAAGACATTGCGAATACCATCGCATTCTTAGCTTCCGACATCTCTTCTTTCATTACCGGTCAGGTAATAGAAGTGAACGGCGGAGGATTTCTTCCGGGCGTTACCGAATAA
- the acpP gene encoding acyl carrier protein: MADFEKVKSIIVEQLGVDESEVTPEAHFIDDLGADSLDTVELVMALEEEFGIEISDEDAEKIQTVGDVTKFIDNLKS, translated from the coding sequence ATGGCAGACTTTGAAAAAGTTAAATCTATCATCGTAGAACAACTTGGAGTGGATGAATCTGAAGTTACACCTGAGGCTCACTTTATAGATGACCTCGGTGCAGATTCTCTGGACACAGTTGAATTAGTAATGGCTCTCGAAGAAGAATTCGGAATCGAAATCTCTGACGAAGACGCTGAGAAAATTCAAACTGTTGGTGACGTAACAAAGTTCATCGACAACCTCAAGTCCTAA
- the rnc gene encoding ribonuclease III, protein MIFKKSQSSSSLKNPERVKTLQKLSKKIGIKFSNIEFYNTAFIHSSYKNENLEIPEDNERMEFLGDSVLGLVAARYLFQNYPKASEGELSRIKSRIVSTPILNAISEKLGLSEYLLLGKGEASSQGKGRRKLSANLFESLVGAIYLDLGFEASEKFILKHLIEFAENPEKEESVRDYKTQLQEYSQKNFKVLPVYRLKGESGPDHAKVFQVSVRIRDQWEASGSGVSKKAAEQNAARELYNRIKRGS, encoded by the coding sequence TTGATCTTTAAAAAATCACAATCTTCTTCTTCTCTCAAAAACCCGGAGCGGGTCAAAACTCTACAGAAACTTTCCAAAAAAATCGGAATCAAATTTTCCAATATTGAATTTTATAATACCGCATTCATTCATAGTTCCTATAAAAATGAGAATCTCGAAATCCCGGAAGACAACGAACGGATGGAGTTCCTCGGAGATTCCGTCTTAGGTCTCGTAGCCGCGCGTTATCTCTTTCAAAACTATCCCAAGGCCAGTGAAGGCGAATTGTCCCGGATTAAGTCGAGAATCGTCTCTACGCCCATTCTAAACGCCATCTCGGAGAAGTTAGGTCTTTCCGAGTATCTTCTCTTAGGGAAAGGGGAGGCGAGTTCTCAGGGAAAAGGAAGACGCAAACTCTCCGCGAATCTTTTTGAATCCTTGGTCGGAGCGATCTACTTGGATCTTGGATTTGAAGCTTCCGAAAAATTCATCTTAAAACACTTAATAGAATTTGCGGAAAATCCGGAAAAAGAGGAATCTGTCAGAGACTACAAAACTCAACTCCAAGAATACTCTCAGAAAAATTTCAAGGTTCTTCCGGTATATCGCTTGAAAGGAGAATCCGGTCCCGATCACGCGAAAGTATTTCAAGTTTCCGTTCGAATTCGAGATCAATGGGAAGCGAGCGGGAGCGGAGTGAGTAAAAAAGCCGCGGAACAAAACGCCGCGAGAGAACTTTACAATCGGATTAAAAGAGGGTCTTAG
- a CDS encoding NUDIX hydrolase: MDFFFKKKGMRVRVAALIFNSQNEILLIQQKKKDSYYWLLPGGGIEFGESAEDALRRELKEELSLEMKSASFLLLNESIEPGGKRHLIQLVFLVNVKKEVPELNLNEKAITGFGYFSPAAVREMDLRPDIKSFLLEENLSPAPFIKSIWVSEKK; the protein is encoded by the coding sequence ATGGATTTTTTCTTTAAAAAGAAGGGAATGCGGGTCAGGGTAGCGGCTCTTATATTCAATTCCCAAAACGAAATCCTTCTCATCCAACAAAAGAAAAAAGATTCTTATTATTGGCTTTTACCTGGCGGCGGAATCGAATTCGGCGAAAGCGCAGAGGACGCGCTTCGAAGAGAATTGAAAGAAGAACTTTCTCTCGAAATGAAATCGGCTTCGTTCCTTCTCTTAAACGAATCCATTGAACCCGGCGGAAAAAGACATCTCATTCAACTCGTATTTTTAGTGAACGTAAAAAAGGAAGTTCCGGAACTCAATCTCAACGAAAAGGCAATTACCGGCTTCGGATATTTTAGTCCGGCCGCCGTTCGGGAAATGGATCTAAGACCCGATATCAAGTCTTTTCTTTTGGAAGAAAATTTGAGTCCGGCGCCCTTTATCAAAAGCATCTGGGTATCAGAAAAAAAATGA
- the aroB gene encoding 3-dehydroquinate synthase, translating into MSHIETIQVNTEHKSVPVQLHTDLTGLSEELAKLSGVTSIFLITERSIHSIYAKYLEKELSALGIRFQEIYIKGGEKAKHIEKTGDVYNQLIKHGADRKSLILAFGGGIVGDFAGFIASTYLRGIRFVQIPTTLLACVDSSVGGKVAVNADLGKNMIGSFYQPEFVFAPLFALSTLPDREWRCGQAEIIKHSLLSGGEYWEKVKQHSFQDLNVESSVLPYMIAESVRFKASVVSSDEKETGLRKILNLGHTTAHAIESVTKYKKYSHGEAVAIGLVTALLISEEKSGLDPSTTKETIESLKSYRLPFQTKLKSKELAKHMLHDKKNVGGSIRFVLLEKPGSPVYDIPVDSRDIILSLRKQKGLL; encoded by the coding sequence ATGAGTCATATCGAAACCATACAAGTAAACACGGAACACAAATCGGTCCCGGTGCAACTTCATACGGACCTCACCGGATTATCGGAAGAGCTCGCGAAACTTTCCGGTGTAACATCGATTTTTTTGATCACGGAAAGATCGATCCATTCCATCTACGCGAAATATTTGGAAAAGGAACTCTCCGCTTTGGGAATTCGTTTTCAGGAAATCTACATCAAGGGTGGAGAGAAGGCAAAACATATCGAAAAGACGGGCGACGTCTACAACCAACTCATCAAACACGGGGCCGATCGTAAGTCTTTGATCTTGGCCTTCGGAGGCGGAATAGTCGGTGATTTCGCGGGTTTTATCGCTTCGACGTATTTGCGGGGAATTCGTTTTGTTCAGATTCCCACCACTCTTCTTGCTTGTGTGGATTCGTCAGTCGGCGGTAAGGTCGCGGTGAACGCGGATCTGGGTAAGAATATGATCGGTTCCTTCTATCAACCCGAATTCGTCTTTGCTCCGTTATTCGCTCTTTCCACGCTTCCAGATCGGGAATGGAGATGCGGTCAGGCCGAGATCATCAAACATTCTCTTCTTTCCGGAGGAGAATACTGGGAAAAAGTAAAACAACATTCATTCCAAGATTTGAATGTAGAATCTTCCGTTCTTCCTTATATGATCGCCGAGTCGGTTCGGTTTAAGGCTTCCGTCGTTTCGAGCGACGAAAAGGAAACGGGTCTTCGAAAAATTCTCAACCTGGGACATACGACTGCACACGCGATCGAATCCGTCACAAAATACAAAAAATATTCCCATGGAGAAGCGGTCGCGATCGGCCTTGTCACTGCGCTCCTGATCAGCGAGGAGAAATCCGGTTTGGATCCTTCTACAACGAAAGAAACGATCGAGTCGCTGAAGAGCTATCGACTTCCATTTCAGACGAAGTTGAAATCGAAGGAACTCGCCAAACACATGCTCCACGATAAAAAGAACGTCGGCGGTTCGATCCGTTTTGTGCTTCTGGAAAAACCGGGTTCGCCGGTTTACGATATTCCGGTCGATTCTCGCGATATCATCTTGAGCCTTCGAAAACAAAAAGGTCTTCTATGA
- a CDS encoding mechanosensitive ion channel domain-containing protein: MNFEVDFLKAINPFILLRMKERGLAEELILIVYFILFLIFSYRVILFVLDFFRPTVDVTARYNRRKMARMSFVILGLIILLPVVFSGLSYLPTVMGLAGAGIVISLKDITLNYVGWFFIHGSNGFEVGDRIEIESVRGDVINIGMNRFTLMEISSDPKSDQSTNRLVHFPNHYVILKPIVVVKDKMNYVWDEMRIKIPYDSDFEKAEELLNGIIQNNAVIDQEEIEYTLQELSKNYLVRLGKTSPIVYLSLEEGGILFSLRYLTHVRERRDMKTKIAHTILKEFKLFPGIRIL, translated from the coding sequence ATGAATTTTGAAGTCGATTTTTTAAAAGCCATCAATCCTTTCATTCTTCTTAGAATGAAGGAAAGAGGTCTTGCGGAAGAATTGATTCTCATCGTTTACTTTATTCTCTTTCTGATCTTTTCGTATCGAGTGATTCTTTTTGTTTTGGATTTTTTTCGCCCGACTGTGGACGTCACAGCGCGTTACAATCGAAGAAAGATGGCGCGGATGTCCTTCGTAATCTTGGGTTTGATTATTCTTCTTCCAGTGGTATTTTCCGGACTTTCCTATTTGCCCACCGTTATGGGACTTGCCGGAGCGGGGATCGTCATTTCTTTGAAGGATATCACACTCAATTACGTCGGTTGGTTTTTTATTCACGGAAGCAACGGCTTTGAGGTCGGAGATCGAATCGAAATCGAAAGTGTTCGAGGAGACGTGATCAACATAGGAATGAATCGTTTTACTCTTATGGAAATTTCCTCCGATCCGAAATCCGATCAATCCACGAATCGTCTCGTTCACTTTCCGAACCACTACGTAATCTTAAAGCCGATCGTAGTCGTAAAGGACAAGATGAATTACGTTTGGGACGAGATGAGAATCAAAATTCCTTACGATTCCGACTTTGAAAAAGCGGAAGAACTTCTGAACGGAATCATTCAAAACAACGCCGTGATCGATCAGGAAGAGATCGAATATACCCTACAAGAGCTTTCTAAAAATTATTTGGTACGTCTCGGAAAAACGTCTCCGATCGTTTATCTTTCCCTGGAAGAAGGCGGGATTCTTTTTTCGCTTCGTTATCTTACGCACGTTCGTGAAAGAAGGGATATGAAAACGAAAATCGCGCACACGATCTTGAAAGAATTTAAACTTTTTCCGGGCATTCGAATTTTATAA
- a CDS encoding alpha/beta hydrolase family protein, whose amino-acid sequence MYRTRFQKDIVAEFLPPKRKTKTQRLILLCDGMPSIPKKQGLVEFLSAKGYWVIYPRYRGAWESDGEFLKYSPHLDIKEIIDEVLDLKTIRENSFYKSFEVKPDEIFVIGGSFGGATALLSSLDSRVKKVIANCPVVDWKILKEEQAAETANPNYVSYLKETFGSAYRLPEKNWKKLYEGEFFNPAFHIKELNPLKIRMFHAVDDPYVPVKVVKDFADRTKIRLKLLKKGGHLSTDLIVRKYWDEIHRFFLSQ is encoded by the coding sequence ATGTATAGAACCAGATTTCAAAAAGATATCGTAGCGGAATTCCTTCCGCCGAAAAGAAAAACAAAAACGCAGAGGTTGATCCTTCTTTGCGACGGAATGCCTTCGATCCCAAAAAAACAAGGTCTCGTGGAATTTCTTTCCGCCAAGGGGTATTGGGTGATTTATCCGAGATATCGTGGAGCGTGGGAAAGCGACGGAGAGTTTTTGAAATATTCTCCTCACTTGGATATCAAGGAAATCATCGACGAAGTTCTGGATCTCAAAACAATTCGCGAGAACTCCTTTTACAAAAGTTTCGAGGTCAAGCCGGACGAGATTTTCGTGATCGGAGGAAGTTTCGGAGGTGCGACAGCGCTTCTTTCTTCTTTGGATTCTCGAGTAAAAAAAGTGATCGCGAATTGTCCCGTCGTTGATTGGAAAATTTTAAAGGAAGAGCAAGCCGCAGAAACGGCAAATCCAAATTACGTTTCTTATTTGAAGGAAACGTTCGGGAGCGCGTATCGACTTCCGGAAAAGAATTGGAAAAAACTTTACGAAGGCGAATTTTTTAACCCTGCGTTTCACATAAAGGAATTGAATCCGCTTAAGATCCGAATGTTTCATGCGGTGGACGATCCTTATGTCCCGGTAAAGGTCGTGAAAGACTTTGCGGATCGTACGAAGATCAGGCTGAAACTCCTCAAAAAGGGCGGCCACCTCAGTACGGATTTGATCGTAAGAAAATATTGGGACGAGATCCATCGTTTTTTCCTGTCGCAATAA
- the lepB gene encoding signal peptidase I, translating to MQRKWIGLFLNLIFPPFGFYFLKDRLFFWIFYGYALFAGLFVTVFTYILFENRSGKAALSFLIFCLILSWGILIFATLVSIKKTRSTATRNFPFPYWFLPVTILLLLLFGIALDELVKDRILKAKVQLSSGMAPDINVNDAFYITELFYKKELKRGDIIAYQNEESGAQSLGRIVGLPGETVLISEEETPDHFSITRLSVNGEKIPQESSEKKVTDFQSGLDPQERIVLFEALGNRLVTILESKSNSGLLLFPKVQLAENEFYVLADNRDGYVDSRVLGPISFDKVVGKFAFTYLSSNQDRVPAKICEGSSDYFCSVKRLYKILMLGNVRWNYLGFDNSALRK from the coding sequence ATGCAACGAAAATGGATCGGCCTATTTTTAAACTTAATCTTCCCTCCCTTCGGTTTTTATTTTCTAAAGGACCGTCTCTTTTTTTGGATTTTCTACGGTTATGCCCTGTTTGCCGGCTTGTTCGTTACCGTTTTTACTTATATACTTTTCGAGAATCGCTCCGGAAAGGCCGCGTTATCCTTTTTGATTTTTTGTCTTATTTTGAGTTGGGGAATTTTAATTTTCGCTACCCTTGTCTCGATTAAGAAGACAAGATCGACGGCTACGCGAAATTTTCCTTTTCCCTATTGGTTCCTGCCGGTTACGATTCTCCTTTTGCTCTTGTTTGGCATCGCTCTTGACGAACTCGTAAAAGATAGAATCCTAAAAGCCAAGGTTCAACTGTCTTCCGGGATGGCACCAGATATTAACGTAAACGACGCCTTTTATATTACGGAATTATTTTATAAGAAGGAATTAAAACGAGGGGATATCATCGCGTATCAAAATGAAGAATCGGGCGCCCAGTCGCTCGGTAGAATCGTCGGTCTTCCGGGGGAAACGGTTTTGATAAGCGAAGAAGAAACTCCGGATCATTTTTCGATAACTCGACTGAGTGTGAACGGTGAAAAAATTCCACAGGAAAGTTCGGAAAAAAAGGTTACCGACTTCCAATCCGGTTTGGACCCTCAGGAACGAATCGTCTTGTTCGAGGCCCTCGGTAATCGTTTGGTTACGATTCTGGAATCGAAATCGAATTCGGGACTTTTACTTTTCCCAAAGGTTCAACTTGCGGAAAACGAATTCTATGTGCTGGCTGATAATCGAGACGGTTACGTAGATTCCAGAGTGCTTGGACCGATATCTTTTGACAAGGTGGTCGGCAAATTCGCTTTTACGTATCTTTCTTCCAATCAGGATCGAGTTCCCGCAAAAATTTGTGAGGGGAGTTCCGATTATTTTTGTTCCGTAAAAAGACTTTATAAAATCCTAATGCTCGGGAATGTCCGTTGGAATTATCTCGGTTTTGATAATTCGGCTCTGAGGAAATGA